In Corallococcus caeni, the genomic stretch CGGCGGAGTCCGTGAAGGCCCCCAGCGCGGACGCGGTGCGCGACACCTGGAACTACTTCTACAAGGGCCAGGGCCAGGGCCCCGTGCTGGTGGAGGCCAAGCTCTGCACGGAGGTGGCCAAGGAAGGCCCCAACAAGTTCGAGTGCACCGCCGAGGTCGGCCCCGAGGGCATCAAGGCGGGCACCACCGTGATGCTGTGGCAGAGCTACCTGGTGCCCCAGGGCGACTCCATCGACGACCTGACGGTGCAGGTGAAGCAGGGCAACACCGTGCGCGAGACGAAGGACGTGAAGGTGAAGGGCGACGGCTGGCGCGCGCGGCAGTGGACTGGCGTGAAGCTGGCCAAGCCCGGCAGCTGGACCGTCGTGGTGATGCGCGGCGACCAGGTGCTCAAGGAAGTGCCGGTGAAGGTGCTGTAGTCCTCCGGCTGCGTCCGGAAACAAACACATCCATCGACGCCCGCCGGGGAGACCCGCGCGGGCGTCTTTCTTTACCGGCGCCCCTCCCCGCGGTCGGCAGGAATTACTGGCTGCCGGACACGCACCCTGCCCTTCCGCCCGGCTCGCCGTGGCCTTCCCCGAGGGGACATCTTTGCCACGCCACGTTGGCCGCGCGCTTGCAGTAGGGCTTGGGCGCGGTTGAAGGGCGGGGGAGTCGGGGTTGGTGGTGCGAGACCGGGACGGGGTGGCGGCGGTGGCGTGGTTTCGGATGGCGGTGTGCGTGGGGGGACTCTTCCTCGTGGGGTGCGAGGAAGCCCGGGCCACGGCACCGCGCATCCCGGTGCTCGGCGAGGTGGGTGGACAGGTCGTGCAAGAGGGCGTGGAGGCCCACGCGTGGTCGCGGACCCTGATGGTGGGGGACCCTCAGGCTCCGCACGCGGTGGTGACCTCCAACGGGGACGTCCTCGTGGCGGCGACCTATCAAGAGCCCATCGACCTGGGGGCGGGGCCCCTGCCCTTCAATCGCAACGTTGTCGCGCCGCACCTGCTGGTGGCGCGGTATTCGCCGGAGGGCACGCTCAGGTGGGCGCGGGGCTGGACGCCCCAGCACGCGGCGCGGGCCCGCGTGGGCGGCCTGGCGGTGGACGCCTCCGACCACATCTTCCTCACGGGTCTGTCCGCGGGCTTCACCCGCGACGGCGCCACGCTGCCGGAGGGGCCGTTCCTGGCACGGCTGGACGGCGGCGGCGCGCTGGACTGGGTGCGCTCGCTGCCGGGCCAGGGCCCCGTGGCGGTGAACGGCGTCACGTCCGACCATGACGGCGGCGCGGTGCTGGTGGGGGACTTCTCCGGCGCGCGCGACCTGGGCGAGGGCTTGAAGACGCCGCCCAATGGCAGACACGCGGGCTTCGCGCTGCGCGTGGGGCCCAAGGGCGAGCAGCGCTGGAGCCGCGTGTGGATGCCCGCCGGCGAGGGCGAGGTCTCCGCGCGGGCGGTGGCGGTGGATGTCTTTGGCGACGTGCACGTGGTGGGCGGCTACGCGGGGGCGGTGTCCTTTGGCGACGCCACCTTCGTCACCGTGCGCCAGCACACGCCCTTCGTGGTGAAGCTCACCCGCGACGGCGACCACGTCTGGAGCCACGACGTGCGCGGCACGGACGGCACCGCGGTGTCCGTGGCCGTGGGGGCCGACCGCGTCTTCGTGGGCGGCGGCTTCAGCGGCCGGCTCTACTTCCAGAACACCTTCCACCGCGCGGACTCCCGCGACGGCTTCCTGCTGGCCTACGACGCGCGCGGCGGCCAGCAGTGGGCGCGCACCTTCCCCACCAGCGCGCCCCTGGTCACCACCGACGAGGCGGGCCAGGTGACGGTGGCGGGCGGCCACGACGGCGGCCTGGCCCTGGGCGGGGGGAACCTGCCCCCCGGGTTGTATGTCGCGAAGCTGCTGCCGGAGGAGGGCACGTCGCTGTGGGTCCGCGGCTTCGCCAGCCCCGGCACCGTGGCCCAGGCCCGCGCCGTGAGCGTGGACGCGTCCGGCGGCGTGCTCCTGGCCGGCGGCTTCGACCGGCCCGAACAGGAAGACGGTCCGTCGCGCCGGCTGCAGGACGGCTTCCTCTTCAAGTTCAATCCCTGACAGGTCCATCCGTCCCCAATGCCATCCCACCTGCCGGGTGGTTCAGGTGTTTGTCCCTGAATCCAACTTGACGGGATGCGACATGGAATTCCTGACTTCGACTTCAATTGACGGAGCGTGATAAATCACAGCCGCCTTCAGGGCATGTCTTGCCTTGAAGGGCGAGGCTGCGCTGAAGCGTCTGCGCTCGGAGGTGCTCGCACGCAGGCGGCCAACCCCTCGACATCACTCCCCTGAGTCACTGTGAGAGAGGTTGCACCCCATGACACCCACCGTTTCACGGCTGGACCGTCTCAAGCAGCGTGTCACCGGCACGGCGTTGGGGGCCCTAGGGCTCCTGGCGTTGTTCGGAGGAACCCCCGCTCGCGCGAGCGAGGCGGACCTCAAGCTCCCCGACTTCAGCTCCGTCACCTTCTTCGGAGGCTTTGACGGACGGCAGCTGTTGATGTCCGGCATCGCCGTCTGCGTCCTGGGCCTCGTCTTCGGCTTCCTGCAGTACGCGAGCCTCCAGAAGCTGCCCGTGCACCGGGCGATGCTGGAGATCTCCGAGCTCATCTACGAGACGTGCAAGACGTACCTGATGACGCAGCTGAAGTTCATTGGCGTCCTCTGGGTGCTCATCGCGGTGGTGATGGTGGGCTACTTCGGCTTCCTCCAGCACATGGAGCCCGGCCGGGTGGCCATCATCCTGCTGGCCAGCCTCGTGGGCATCGCCGGCAGCTGCGGCGTGGCCTGGTTCGGCATCCGGGTGAACACCTTCGCCAACAGCCGCACCGCGTTCGCGTCGCTGCGCGGCAAGCCCTATCCCACGTATGCCATCCCGCTGCAGGCGGGCATGTCCATTGGCATGGTGCTCATCAGCACGGAGCTGATGCTGATGCTGTTCATCCTGCTGTTCGTCCCGCCGGACTTCGCGGGCGCGTGTTTCATCGGCTTCGCCATCGGTGAGTCGCTGGGCGCCTCCGCGCTGCGCATCGCGGGCGGCATCTTCACGAAGATCGCCGACATCGGGTCGGACCTGATGAAGATCGTCTTCAAGATCAAGGAGGACGACGCGCGCAACCCGGGCGTCATCGCGGACTGCACCGGCGACAACGCGGGCGACAGCGTGGGCCCCTCCGCGGACGGCTTCGAGACCTACGGCGTCACCGGCGTGGCGCTCATCACGTTCATCCTCCTGGCGGTGGAGGCCCAGTACCGGGTGCAGCTCCTGGTGTGGATCTTCATGATGCGCATCGTGATGGTGGTGGCGTCGCTGGCGTCGTACTGGATCAACAACGCCATCCAGGGCGCGCGCTACAGGAACGCGGACCACATGAACTTCGAGGCGCCGCTCACCTTCCTGGTGTGGCTGACGTCCATCGTGTCCGTGGCGCTGACGTTCCTCATCAGCTACCTGCTCATCCCGGACATCGGCGGGGACGACACCCTCTGGGTGAAGCTGTCCGCCATCATCACCTGCGGCACGCTGGCGGGCGCCATCATCCCGGAGGCCATCAAGGTCTTCACCTCCACGGAGAGCCGCCACGTGCGCGAGGTGGTGACGGCCAGCCGCGAGGGTGGCGCGTCCCTCAACGTCATCTCCGGCCTGGTGGCGGGCAACTTCTCCGCGTACTGGATGGGCCTCATCATCGCGGGGCTGATGGGCCTGGCGTATGGGTTCAGCACCCTGGGCGTGGGCGCGCTGATGATTGCCCCGGCGGTGTTCGCGTTCGGCCTGGTGGCGTTCGGCTTCCTGGGCATGGGCCCGGTCACCATCGCCGTGGACTCCTATGGCCCGGTGACGGACAACGCGCAGAGCGTCTACGAGCTGTCCCTCATCGAGAACGTCCCTGACGTGAAGGAGGAGGTGCGCAGGGACTTCGGCTTCACGCCGGACTTCGACAAGGGCAAGGAGTTCCTGGAGGAGAACGACGGCGCGGGCAACACGTTCAAGGCCACCGCGAAGCCGGTGCTCATCGGCACGGCGGTGGTGGGCGCCACGACGATGATCTTCTCCATTATCGTGCTGCTGGTGGGCATCACGCGGGCCGCCAACGGCCAGCAGGTGCTCAACGCGGTCAACGCGCAGAACCTGTCCCTCCTGCACGCGCCCTTCCTGCTGGGCCTCATCACCGGCGGCGCCATCATCTACTGGTTCTCCGGCGCCTCCATGCAGGCGGTGTCCACGGGCGCCTACCGCGCGGTGGAGTTCATCAAGGCCAACATCCAGCTGGAGGGCGTGGAGAAGGCCAGCGTGTCCGACTCCAAGAAGGTGGTGGAGATCTGCACCCAGTACGCGCAGAAGGGGATGATCAACATCTTCCTCGTGGTGTTCTTCAGCACGCTCGCGTTCGCGTGCCTGGAGCCCTACTTCTTCGTGGGCTACCTCATCTCCATCGCCATCTTCGGTCTGTATCAGGCCGTGTTCATGGCCAACGCCGGCGGCGCCTGGGACAACGCGAAGAAGCTGGTGGAGACGGAGCTGAAGGCCAAGGGCACGGAGCTGCACGCCGCCACGGTGGTGGGCGACACGGTGGGCGACCCGTTCAAGGACACGTCCTCCGTCGCGCTCAACCCGGTCATCAAGTTCACCACGCTGTTCGGCCTGCTCGCGGTGGAGCTGTCCGTGGAGCTGGAGGCCGCCGGCCAGGGCACGCTCCTGCGCGTGCTGTCCGCGGTGTTCTTCGTCCTGTCCACGGTGTTCGTCTACCGCAGCTTCTACGGCATGCGCATCGAGAGCGCTGGCCCCACGAAGCTGGAGTCCAGCGCGCAGGTGAAGACCGCCTGAGTTACTGCTCGCGACGGCGGCGGGAGCCCCCAAGGCCCCGCCGCCCGGGCTCAAGCCCGTTTCAGGCCCCGATGCCCTCGGGGTCCGTGGCCAGCTCCCCGCCCAGGTGCATGCCCGTCTGGCAGCGGTAGTCCGTCACCAGCGACGCGGCCAGCACCTTCACGCCCAGCAGCACGTGCAGCGCGGCCGCCACGGGCGAGCGCTTCGCGTACCCCAGCACGAAGGGCGCCAGCACCGCGCCCAGGCCGTAGGCGTAGTCCGCCAGCTCGTGCGCTTCGATGGGGATGAGCTTCGTGAGGCTCAGCCGGTAGTCCGTGAGGAGCGACACGCCCACCGCGGCACCGCCCAGGGCCCAGCCGGCCGCCTTCGCCGCGCGGTCGCCGGACGCGCTCCCCACCGCCACCAGCGCCGCCCCACCCACGTAGTCCAGCACCGAGTGGAGGTCCTGCGACACCCAGCGGCGCAGCGGCAGCCGACCCCACAGGGGACGCGACAGGATGCCCGCCGCCGCGCTGTGGTCCCTCATGCGGCGCCACTCGCGGCGCACGGCGCCCTCCGAGCGCGGGGGGACGGGGGGCAGCACCGGCGCTGGCTCCAGGCCTCGGACCTCGTACATGACGTGACTCCTCTCCCGGCCGTCGTGGCCTTGCCGGAACGGTAGCCACGCCCCCAGGCCCGGGCGCCGGGCCCGTCCCTCCCCCTCGCCCGCCTGCCTGCGACGGCGGAGGGGCCCTGCGGACCACCCATTGAACTGTTGGCTGCCGAGCAGGGGGGCTTCCACCCACCCTGCCCCGCCGGGCAGACTGCGGTCCGCACTCAGGTCCTCACATTTCGAGAGGACTGGCCGCCTCGCGCGGTGGGTGCCCCGCCCCACCAACAAAGAGAAGACGATTCATGGCTACCGGTACCGTGAAGTGGTTCAACGATGCGAAGGGCTTTGGCTTCATCACGCAGGACGGCGGTGGTGAGGACGTGTTCTGCCACCACAGCGCCATCAACATGGACGGCTTCCGCACCCTGGCCGAAGGCCAGAAGGTGGAGTTCGAGGTGACGCGCGGCCCCAAGGGCCTGCAGGCACAGAACGTCCGCGCAGCGGGTTGATAACACCCCGCTCCGGGTCAGCCTGGAGTCACGGAAGCCCGGTCCCGCTCACGCGGACCGGGCTTCTTCATTTTTACAACGTCCCAAGAAGGAAAAACACGCAATCCCTTTCAAACCTTCCAACCTCCAAGGAATCACCGGGGGGGCTGTGAAAGTCCGAAAGACGTCTGTTAGGCTTTGCACCTGCGAGGGAGGGCGCACCCATGTTCGAAGTCACCAACGATGTCAGCCGTCGGACCATCACTGCCCGCATGAGCGGTTTCATGCGGCCCAACGAGATGAAGGAGTACGTGGCCGTCTACAAGAAGGCCACGGACAGCTACGGCGGAGGGCGGCACCTGGTTCTGGCCGACATGCGGGGTCTGCGCCCGCTGGAGCCGGAATCCGCGAACCTGTTCTCCGAGGTCATCAACCACGGGCGCAAGAACGGCTGCGTGATGTGCGCCCACGTGTCGGACTCCACCATCGCGCGCCTGCAGACGGCTCGCGTGGCGTCGGAAGCATCCCCCAACGACGACATCACCGTGGATTGTGTGTCGCTGGAGGAGGCGCAGAACCAGCTCGCCAAGGCGCGCGTGCGCCTGCTCAACGGCGAAGGCATGTCGGCTGCGCGCTAGAGCAGTCCCGCCCGGGCAGGACGCCCGCGAACGCCCCGTCTCCGGCACGGCCCGGAGCCGGCGGCCCCCGCGGAAGACGCCCTCCCGGGACTTGTTTCATCCCCCTGTATCAAGACATCCCTGTTTCAAATCAAGGGCGCGGGTGACGGCATCGTCATCCGGGCCCTTTGTCTTGCCCGCGTGTGATTGACCACCGGACGTGAAGAAGGGCGCGGGGGACTGGCTGTCCCCGCGCCCTCTTTCACTTCAAGGCCCTCTGTCCGCTTCAGGCCGCGCGGTCGTGCGCGGCGGGCGCGTCCACGGGCGGCGCCGGGAGCGTCCCTTCTTCCGTGCGGGGCTTCTTCTTGCGGAAGGACAGCTTCTCCATGGCCGCGAACACCACCGGCACCACCAGCAGCGTGAGGAAGGTGGAGGTGATGACGCCGCCGATGACGGAGATGGCCATGGGGGCGCGGAACTCGGAGCCGGTGCCCGTGCCCACGGCGGTGGGCACCATGCCAATGGCCATCGCCGCGCTCGTCATGAGGATGGGGCGCAGGCGGCGCGGGCCGGCCTTGAGCAGGGCCTCGTCCACGGAGTCGCCCTCGCGCAGGTGGTGGAGCGCGCCGTCGATGAGGAGGATGGCGTTCTTCGTGACCAGGCCCATCAGCAGGATGACGCCAATCATCGCGCCCATGCTCACGTGGTAGTTCGTGACGACGAGCCCCAGCAGCGCGCCCACGAGCGCCAGCGGCAGCGACACCATGATGGTGAAGGGGTGCTTGAAGGACTCGAACTGGCTGGCGAGCACCATGTAGATGAAGACGAAGGCCAGGCCGAACGCGATGCCGAACGCGTCGTTCTGCTCATCCAGGCTCTTCATCTGGCCGTCGTAGACGATGGCGTAGCCGGGCGGCAGGGGCTTCGCGGCGATGGCGGCCTTGAGCTTCGTGGCCACGTCACCCAGCGCGGCGCCCTTTGCCAGCTGGGACACGACGGCCACCTGACGCTCGCGGTTCTCGTGCTCGATGACGCTGGGGCCGTCCTTGAGCGACACCTCCGCCACGTCCGTCACCTGGTGCAGGCCCCTGGGCGTGGCCACCATCAGCTGGCGCACGCGCTCCGGCGTGGCGCGGTCCTCTTCGCGCAGGCGCACGCGGATGTCCGTCTCATCCGTGCCCTCGCGCAGCTTGGCGGACACGTCACCGTCGATGGCCAGCCGCAGCTGCATGGCGAGCGCCCCGGCGGACAGGTCCATGTCCGCGGCGCGCGCGCGGTCGATTTGGATCTGGAGCTCCGGCTTGGCCGGGTTGGAGTCCACGCGCACGTCGGAGGTGCCCAGGGTGCGCAGGATGCCGGCGACGCGCTCGGCCTCCTCGTTGACGCGCTTCAGGTCCGGGCCCACCACGCGCACCATGATGGGGTACCAGTCCCCCAGGCCTTCGATGGCCGGCGGGTCCGACAGGGTGATGGCGGTGGAGACCAGGTTGGGGACCAGCAGCGCGCGGGCCTCCTCCTTGAGGGTGCCGATGGTCTTGGTGCGCTTCTCCTTGCCCACCGTGAGCACGCGCAGGCGCGCCTTGTAGACGTCTCCGCTGGGACCGACCGTGGTGTAGATGTCGGTGATTTCGGGGATCTTCTTGAGGAGCGTCTCCGCCTGCGCGGCGCGCTCCGTGGTCTGCGCGAGGTTGGACGAGTCCGGCAGCTGCAACTCGACGATGAGCTGCGAGCGGTCCTCCGCGCTCATGAACTCCACGCCCAGGCGGCTGGCGGCGCCGAAGGACAGCACCAGCGCCAGCAGGGTGAGGCCCGCGGTGGCCCACTTGTGGCGCAGCACCCAGCCCAGGATGCGCGCGTACGTGTGCTCCGTGGCCTCCAGGAAGCGGCGCAGCGCGCGGAACACGGCGGGCTCGTGGTGCTGCTCCCCCGGCTTGCGCGCCTTGGCGAAGCGGGCGGACAGCATGGGGTCCAGCGTGAAGGAGATGAACAGCGAGATGAGCACCGCCACGGAGATGGTGATGCCGAACTGCTTGAAGAACTGGCCCACGATGCCGGGCATGAAGGCCACGGGGATGAACACCGCCACCAGGGACAGCGTGGTGGCGAGCACCGCCAGGCCCACGTCCCGCGTGCCGTTGGACGCGGCGCTCATGGGGTCTTCCCCCTGCTCCAGCCGGTGGGTGATGGCCTCACGCACCACCACCGCGTCGTCGATGAGCAGACCGATGGCCAATGACAGCGACAACAGCGTCATCTGGTTGAGCGAGTAGCCCAGCACGTACATCACGAAGAACGTGCCGATGACGGACGTGGGCAGCGCGAGCGCGGAGATGAACGTGCCGCGCGGGTCCAGCAGGAACATCAGGATGATGAGGACCGCCATGAAGCCGCCGAAGATGAGGGCGATCCACACCTCGTGGGTGTTGGCGCGGATGAGGTCCGACTGGTCGATGAGGAGCGTGGCCTGGAAGCCCTGCCCCACGACGGGACCCATCTGCGCGAGCGTCTTCTTCACCGCGTCGCTGACGCTCACGGTGTTGGAGCCCGGCTGCTTCACGATTTCGAGCACCACGGCGTCGCGGGCGTTGAGGCGCGCGGTGGTGCGGCGCTCGGCGACGCCGTCCGTGATGGTGGCGATCTCCTCCAGGCGCACCTGCGCGCCGGTGCCGCTGCGGGCGATGGGCAGCTGGCGCAGGTCGTCCACGCTGGTGAACTCGCCCATGGCGCGCACGGTCAGCTCGTTGGGCCCCAGCTGGAGGCGGCCCGCGGGCAGGTTGAGGTTCTCCGTGCCGATGCGCTGGGACACCTGGGACGGCGTGATGCCCACCGCGCGGGCCTTGTCCAAATCGATGTCGACCTGGATCTCCCGCGTGTCGCCGCCGGTGATGCGCACCTCCGCCACGCCGGCCAGCTGCGCGAGCGCGGGCTTGATGCGGTCATCCAGGAGCTTGCGCAGCGCCTGGGACGTCATGTCCGCGGACACCGCGTAGGTGAGGATGGGCGCGGCGGACAGGTCCACGCGGCTGACGATGGGCGCGTCCGCGTCCGAGGGCAGCTTGTTGACGGCCTGCCCCACCTTGTCGCGCACGTCCTGGACGGCGGTGTCCAGGGCGGTGCCCAGCGTGAAGGACACCACGACGGTGCCCACGTTCTCACGGCTGAAGGAGTGGATTTTATCCACGCCGCTGATGCCGGCGACCGCGTCCTCCAGGGGCTTGATGACCTGGGTCTCGATTTCGCCCGGGCCCGCGCCCTTGTAGAGGGTGTTGACCACCACCACGGGGAAGCTGACGTCCGGGTAGAGGTCGGTGCCCAGGCGCTTGAGGCCCATCACGCCCAGCACGATGAGCAGCAGGGACAGCATGGCCGTGAACACCGGCCGTCGGATGGAGACGTCGCTGAGAATCATGGAAGTGCTCACGCGCGCCGCGCTGGCTTGAGGGCCGCGCGGCGAAAAGGGGCGGCCGTTCGGCTACTTCACGGAGACGCGGGTGCCGGGGGACAGGGAGGGCGTGGGGAAGTCCACCACCTGCTGGAGGACGGCCGCGGCGCGCACCACCACCTCGCGGTCGCGGCGCTCCAGCACCTGCACGTCCACGCGCTGGAGGGCGCCGTCGCTGACGACGAGGACGTGGTCCCCGTTGGAGGAGGACAGCGCCGTCGTGGGCAGCAGCTGCGCGTCCTGCGCCTCCCCCAGCTTCAGCATGGCGCGCGCCAGGGTGTGGGCCACGAAGCGGCCGTCCGCGTTGGGCACCGAAATCTCCACCGGGATGCGGCGGGTGGTGGGGTCCGCGGAGGGCAGGATGGTGCGCACCACGGCCTCGTCGGTGGACGCGCCGTGGCCCAGCGCCGCCACGCGCACCTTCACGCCCGGCTTGAGCAGCGCGCGCGCGCCCTCCGCCACGGTGGTGCGGAAGATGAGCGTGTCCAGCTGCTCCAGCGTGAAGAGGGGCGCGCCCGGGCCCACCGTGGCGCCCGTCTGGTCCGGGGACTCAATCAGGGTGCCAGCGAAGGGCGCCTTCAGGTCGTGCCGGCGGCGCGACGCGCGGGCCTGCGCCAGCTGCGCCTTGGCGGCCATCACCTGGGCCTGGGCCTGCGCGGCGGCGGCGACGGCGTTCTTGTGCTGCTGGTCGCTGACGCCTCCGCCGGTGCTGAGCTTCTGCGTGCGCTCGGCCGCGTCCTGCGCCATGGAGGCGGCGGCCTCCGCGGCGGCGACGGCGGCCTCCGCGCCGGCCACCTGCGCGTCCACGATCTCGGAGTTGAGCTGGGCGAGCGTGTCGCCCTTCTTCACGGCCTGCCCCTTCTGGACGCGGACCGCCTCCAGCCGGCCACCCACCTCGAAGCCAACCTGGAGGCCCTGGGCCGGGTACAGCGTGCCCGTCACCTCCTCCGACTGCGAGGCCTGCACGCCGCGCGCGGAGACGACCTTCACGGCCGGCATGGGCTTGTCCTGGCCAGGGGCCGCCGCGGCGGCGGCCGGCGCGGACGCGTCCGCCTTGTCGCAGCCGGTGAGCGCGAGCGCGGCGGCCACGCCCATGGCGGCGAGGGCACGGGAGGTGGAGGGCTTCGTGGTCGGTTTCACGGGCGTTTCCTTGGCGGACGGTGCGGGTTGGCCGCGCGGGCGTGGCGCCGGCGCGTGGAGGGCGGGGAAGAGGGCCGCGCGTAGGCGGCGGCCTGGGGCACGGGCTCACGCGGCAGCGAGCCTTCGTGCATGAGGCGCTGGAGGCCCACGGCCCAGGTGGCCAGGTCCGGCTTCTGCGTCAGCCGGCCCATGCGCCGGGCCAGCAGCAGGTACGTGCCCACGACGAACGAGCCGAAGAGGCTGGGGTCCACGTCTGGGGTGTCCGGCTGCTGGCCGCGCAGGTGGTGGAACTCCCGCGCGATGCGCTCCACCTCGCGGTCCACCACGTCCCACATGACGGACTCGAAGGCGGTGCCCTGGCTGCCCACGATGAGCGCCGTGACGAGCTCACGCTGGTCCCACATGAGCTCCAGCATCTCCACGTCCAGCGCGGCCTCCAGGCGCAGGAAGGCGCGGTAGCGCTCCGAGCGCGTGGCGACGTCGCCGGGGCCCGGCATGCCGTACTCCGCGCGGAAGCGCTCCATGCGCGACAGGCGCTCCGTGGCCAGCCGCTCCAGCTCCTCCAGGAACCCCTCCACCAGCGCCGCGAAGAGGGCCTCCTTCGAGGGGAAGTGCAGGTAGAAGGCGCCCTTGGACAGGCCGCTGGCGGCGGTGATGTCGCTGATGCGCGCGCCCTTCACGCCCCGCTTCGCGAACTCCGCCCGCGCGGACGCGATGAGCGCGCTGCGGGCTTTGGGGTCGGCGGGACGGGGCATGGCGGGCCATTCCTAACCCGCTGGTCAGAAATAAAACAGTCGTTGCTGAACGCCGGGTCAGGAATCCGAGGGGCGTGTCGGCGGAGGGCGCACGAGGGCGGAGCAGAGCGGACACGCGGGCGGTGCGTGGGGGCTGTCCCGGCGGTGCAGGTCCAGGATGGCGCGGGACACCTCCGCCAGCTCGCGGCGCACCTCGCGGCGGGCGCCCTTCACGCGCTCGATGCGCATGTGGTCGTAGCCGGTGGTCTGGTGGCGCATCCAGGCGATGACGGCGGCCTCCGCGCGCCGCTCAATGGGGATGCGCTCCGTGCGGGCCACGGTGCCGCTGCCCACGGGGGTGGCGTGGCCGGCGACGAGCACGGCCAGTCGCTTGGCGTGGGGGAGCCACGCGGGGCTGAAGGCGAGGAAGCGCAGGACGGCGTTGGCGAAGTCCACCTCGTACTCCGCCTGCTCCTTGGCGCGGCGCTCTCGGCCCTGGGCCAGCTTCTTCGCGTAGGCGGGGGTGGCGCGCTCGTCCTCCAGGGCGGCCCTGGCGTGGACGATGTGGGCCTCCGGCGCCCATACGCCCCGGGAGAAGAGCTTGCGGCCCACCTTCTCCACCACGGTCCAGGAGGGGCCGGCGGCCTTCACGCGGCGGGTGAGGCCGGCGTCGCCGGGGGGAAGCAGGGCCCAGCCATCAGGCACGGAGAGGAGGCGGCCGTCCTGGGCACGCACGCGGCGGGGGTCGGCCGTGGGGCCGACCGTCAGGGAATCAGGCATGGGGTGGGGTCCGAAAGGGCCGGCTGCATAGCACGCCCCCTCGCACCCTGGTAAATGCCCCGGGAACGCGCGCGCGAAGGAAGGACTCCGCGCGTG encodes the following:
- a CDS encoding DUF2293 domain-containing protein, which codes for MPDSLTVGPTADPRRVRAQDGRLLSVPDGWALLPPGDAGLTRRVKAAGPSWTVVEKVGRKLFSRGVWAPEAHIVHARAALEDERATPAYAKKLAQGRERRAKEQAEYEVDFANAVLRFLAFSPAWLPHAKRLAVLVAGHATPVGSGTVARTERIPIERRAEAAVIAWMRHQTTGYDHMRIERVKGARREVRRELAEVSRAILDLHRRDSPHAPPACPLCSALVRPPPTRPSDS
- a CDS encoding efflux RND transporter periplasmic adaptor subunit; its protein translation is MKPTTKPSTSRALAAMGVAAALALTGCDKADASAPAAAAAAPGQDKPMPAVKVVSARGVQASQSEEVTGTLYPAQGLQVGFEVGGRLEAVRVQKGQAVKKGDTLAQLNSEIVDAQVAGAEAAVAAAEAAASMAQDAAERTQKLSTGGGVSDQQHKNAVAAAAQAQAQVMAAKAQLAQARASRRRHDLKAPFAGTLIESPDQTGATVGPGAPLFTLEQLDTLIFRTTVAEGARALLKPGVKVRVAALGHGASTDEAVVRTILPSADPTTRRIPVEISVPNADGRFVAHTLARAMLKLGEAQDAQLLPTTALSSSNGDHVLVVSDGALQRVDVQVLERRDREVVVRAAAVLQQVVDFPTPSLSPGTRVSVK
- a CDS encoding efflux RND transporter permease subunit is translated as MILSDVSIRRPVFTAMLSLLLIVLGVMGLKRLGTDLYPDVSFPVVVVNTLYKGAGPGEIETQVIKPLEDAVAGISGVDKIHSFSRENVGTVVVSFTLGTALDTAVQDVRDKVGQAVNKLPSDADAPIVSRVDLSAAPILTYAVSADMTSQALRKLLDDRIKPALAQLAGVAEVRITGGDTREIQVDIDLDKARAVGITPSQVSQRIGTENLNLPAGRLQLGPNELTVRAMGEFTSVDDLRQLPIARSGTGAQVRLEEIATITDGVAERRTTARLNARDAVVLEIVKQPGSNTVSVSDAVKKTLAQMGPVVGQGFQATLLIDQSDLIRANTHEVWIALIFGGFMAVLIILMFLLDPRGTFISALALPTSVIGTFFVMYVLGYSLNQMTLLSLSLAIGLLIDDAVVVREAITHRLEQGEDPMSAASNGTRDVGLAVLATTLSLVAVFIPVAFMPGIVGQFFKQFGITISVAVLISLFISFTLDPMLSARFAKARKPGEQHHEPAVFRALRRFLEATEHTYARILGWVLRHKWATAGLTLLALVLSFGAASRLGVEFMSAEDRSQLIVELQLPDSSNLAQTTERAAQAETLLKKIPEITDIYTTVGPSGDVYKARLRVLTVGKEKRTKTIGTLKEEARALLVPNLVSTAITLSDPPAIEGLGDWYPIMVRVVGPDLKRVNEEAERVAGILRTLGTSDVRVDSNPAKPELQIQIDRARAADMDLSAGALAMQLRLAIDGDVSAKLREGTDETDIRVRLREEDRATPERVRQLMVATPRGLHQVTDVAEVSLKDGPSVIEHENRERQVAVVSQLAKGAALGDVATKLKAAIAAKPLPPGYAIVYDGQMKSLDEQNDAFGIAFGLAFVFIYMVLASQFESFKHPFTIMVSLPLALVGALLGLVVTNYHVSMGAMIGVILLMGLVTKNAILLIDGALHHLREGDSVDEALLKAGPRRLRPILMTSAAMAIGMVPTAVGTGTGSEFRAPMAISVIGGVITSTFLTLLVVPVVFAAMEKLSFRKKKPRTEEGTLPAPPVDAPAAHDRAA
- a CDS encoding cold-shock protein — protein: MATGTVKWFNDAKGFGFITQDGGGEDVFCHHSAINMDGFRTLAEGQKVEFEVTRGPKGLQAQNVRAAG
- a CDS encoding sodium-translocating pyrophosphatase, with protein sequence MTPTVSRLDRLKQRVTGTALGALGLLALFGGTPARASEADLKLPDFSSVTFFGGFDGRQLLMSGIAVCVLGLVFGFLQYASLQKLPVHRAMLEISELIYETCKTYLMTQLKFIGVLWVLIAVVMVGYFGFLQHMEPGRVAIILLASLVGIAGSCGVAWFGIRVNTFANSRTAFASLRGKPYPTYAIPLQAGMSIGMVLISTELMLMLFILLFVPPDFAGACFIGFAIGESLGASALRIAGGIFTKIADIGSDLMKIVFKIKEDDARNPGVIADCTGDNAGDSVGPSADGFETYGVTGVALITFILLAVEAQYRVQLLVWIFMMRIVMVVASLASYWINNAIQGARYRNADHMNFEAPLTFLVWLTSIVSVALTFLISYLLIPDIGGDDTLWVKLSAIITCGTLAGAIIPEAIKVFTSTESRHVREVVTASREGGASLNVISGLVAGNFSAYWMGLIIAGLMGLAYGFSTLGVGALMIAPAVFAFGLVAFGFLGMGPVTIAVDSYGPVTDNAQSVYELSLIENVPDVKEEVRRDFGFTPDFDKGKEFLEENDGAGNTFKATAKPVLIGTAVVGATTMIFSIIVLLVGITRAANGQQVLNAVNAQNLSLLHAPFLLGLITGGAIIYWFSGASMQAVSTGAYRAVEFIKANIQLEGVEKASVSDSKKVVEICTQYAQKGMINIFLVVFFSTLAFACLEPYFFVGYLISIAIFGLYQAVFMANAGGAWDNAKKLVETELKAKGTELHAATVVGDTVGDPFKDTSSVALNPVIKFTTLFGLLAVELSVELEAAGQGTLLRVLSAVFFVLSTVFVYRSFYGMRIESAGPTKLESSAQVKTA
- a CDS encoding TetR/AcrR family transcriptional regulator, with the translated sequence MPRPADPKARSALIASARAEFAKRGVKGARISDITAASGLSKGAFYLHFPSKEALFAALVEGFLEELERLATERLSRMERFRAEYGMPGPGDVATRSERYRAFLRLEAALDVEMLELMWDQRELVTALIVGSQGTAFESVMWDVVDREVERIAREFHHLRGQQPDTPDVDPSLFGSFVVGTYLLLARRMGRLTQKPDLATWAVGLQRLMHEGSLPREPVPQAAAYARPSSPPSTRRRHARAANPHRPPRKRP